From the genome of Methanobrevibacter sp., one region includes:
- a CDS encoding 4Fe-4S dicluster domain-containing protein → MRGRYGKGHSSIGLELGMHLFSEFLRTSHKSRWRIGNDIKKCTLCGKCEFVCPVNAITVSVHNQTWTLNNRRCTQCLKCVMKCPTRCLDQVRL, encoded by the coding sequence TTGAGAGGAAGATATGGAAAAGGCCATTCATCAATCGGACTGGAACTTGGAATGCATTTGTTTTCTGAATTTTTACGAACATCTCACAAATCAAGATGGCGCATAGGAAATGACATCAAGAAATGCACATTATGTGGCAAATGTGAATTTGTATGTCCTGTAAATGCAATAACAGTAAGCGTACATAATCAAACATGGACATTAAACAATAGACGTTGCACACAATGCCTTAAATGTGTCATGAAATGTCCGACCCGTTGTCTTGACCAGGTCAGATTATAA